The following proteins come from a genomic window of Gossypium raimondii isolate GPD5lz chromosome 5, ASM2569854v1, whole genome shotgun sequence:
- the LOC105768421 gene encoding GDSL esterase/lipase At1g28580, which translates to MGFSSSCSLFKHHLIISFIINIAIITISHVNGCFTSIFSFGDSLTDTGNLHQLSLSESKKLSHFDFPPYGRTFFGYPTGRCSDGRLVIDFIAEDFGLPFLPPYFEGENGKPRNLENGVNFAIAGATALDDVFFKERGIHNPLTNGSLGVQLGYFKDVLPSFCSSSSDCKDFLKKSLIVMGEIGGNDYNYAFLQGKNTVEILHFVPVVVDTIASAIAELIGLGAVTILVPGNLPIGCSPAYLTYFQGSDMADYDPLTGCITWLNQFSEFHNEQLQEKLDQVRKLHRNVNIIYADYYNTAMRFYHSLNQFGFTETLRACCGGGGRYNYSSSMACGDLPLTTSCNDPSSHVSWDGLHYTEATYRWISKGVLEELYAIPYTNSLCFPSTVNKQIY; encoded by the exons ATGGGTTTTTCTTCATCGTGTTCTTTGTTTAAACACCATTTAATTATTAGCTTTATCATTAACATAGCCATCATCACAATCTCACATGTCAATGGATGCTTTACATCAATATTCAGCTTTGGTGATTCCTTAACTGATACTGGCAACTTACATCAACTTTCACTTTCAGAATCAAAAAAACTTTCCCACTTTGATTTTCCTCCTTATGGAAGAACCTTCTTTGGTTATCCAACTGGGAGATGCTCTGATGGGCGCTTGGTTATAGATTTCATTG CTGAAGATTTCGGACTTCCATTTTTACCACCATATTTTGAAGGTGAAAATGGAAAACCCAGAAACTTAGAGAATGGTGTGAATTTTGCTATAGCGGGTGCTACAGCACTTGATGATGTGTTTTTCAAAGAAAGAGGAATCCATAATCCCTTAACGAATGGTTCTTTGGGTGTTCAATTGGGATATTTCAAAGATGTTTTGCCTTCattttgttcatcttcttcag ATTGTAAAGATTTCCTCAAGAAGTCGTTAATAGTGATGGGAGAGATAGGAGGAAATGATTACAATTATGCATTCCTTCAAGGCAAAAACACTGTGGAGATTCTACACTTTGTTCCTGTTGTTGTTGATACCATTGCTTCAGCAATCGCG GAGTTGATAGGGCTAGGGGCGGTCACTATTTTGGTCCCTGGAAACCTTCCAATTGGATGCTCCCCAGCATATCTCACATACTTTCAAGGTTCCGATATGGCGGATTATGATCCTTTAACTGGTTGCATAACATGGCTGAACCAATTCTCCGAGTTCCACAACGAACAGCTTCAGGAAAAGCTTGATCAGGTTCGCAAGCTTCATCGAAACGTCAACATCATTTACGCAGATTATTACAACACTGCAATGCGTTTCTACCATTCCCTGAACCAATTCG GGTTTACTGAAACACTTAGAGCATGTTGTGGAGGGGGAGGTCGATACAATTACAGTTCATCAATGGCATGCGGGGATCTGCCATTAACGACAAGCTGCAACGACCCTTCTTCACATGTGAGTTGGGATGGTTTACATTATACTGAGGCAACTTACAGATGGATTTCAAAGGGTGTTTTAGAAGAATTATATGCTATTCCTTATACAAATAGCTTGTGTTTTCCATCTACCGTCAACAaacaaatttattga
- the LOC105768415 gene encoding DEAD-box ATP-dependent RNA helicase 32, translated as MRRPKSRAVRKQQKNNELQEIEILNEWIESQKPESGSNPLSRDPLKSKSPIGRIVDPESGAVSFSRYAGARKFYELPLSKRTKNGLEGGGFKKMTDIQVASLPHALCGRDILGAAKTGSGKTLAFVIPVLEKLHRERWGPEDGVGSIIISPTRELAGQLFDVLKTVGKHHNFSAGLLIGGRKEVDSEKERVNELNILVCTPGRLLQHMDETPNFDCSQLQVLVLDEADRILDIGFKKTLNAIVSQLPKRRQTLLFSATQTKSVQDLARLSLKDPEYISVHEKAVTATPSRLQQTAMIVPLEQKLDMLWSFIKAHLRSKILVFLSSCKEVKFVFEAFKKLRPGIPLKCLHGRMNQEKRLGIYSQFCESQSVLFSTDVASRGLDFNKAVDWVVQVDCPEDVASYIHRVGRTARYLSGGRSVLFLTPSEMKMLEKLQAAKVPIQFIKANTKRLQPVSGLLSALLVKYPDMQQLAQRAFITYLRSIYIQKDKEVFDVTKLPIDEYSASLGLPMTPKVKFLNQKEKRETESEKSSLIEPKIYDEENESVIPKEELLVEDVKENRGGKDFLLKDDAPDVEGNTSEIGDIVSNTDLEEKKLKINVHRPVGTRVVFDEEGNTQAPLAMLADKTSGDILLDQDKKNDFYKKMREELKQVDKEDKLLERQRLREKRIKKKMKLKKGQREEEDGEEEDDLSGSEGEPDANRKRKRSKIYFHSDSDDGEKEEDKAGSASINAESISLAEQEELALKLLNSMHS; from the exons ATGCGAAGACCGAAATCGAGAGCTGTCCGAAAACAACAGAAGAACAATGAGCTCCAAGAAATAGAGATTCTGAACGAATGGATAGAATCCCAGAAACCCGAATCCGGTTCCAATCCTTTGTCACGAGACCCGCTGAAATCCAAGTCGCCAATCGGCCGAATTGTCGACCCTGAAAGTGGCGCCGTTTCATTCTCGAGGTACGCGGGAGCGAGGAAATTTTATGAGCTGCCGTTATCAAAGAGGACGAAGAATGGGTTGGAGGGAGGTGGGTTTAAGAAGATGACGGATATACAGGTGGCGTCTTTGCCTCACGCGCTTTGTGGAAGAGATATTCTCGGTGCCGCTAAAACTGGGTCCGGAAAGACTCTTGCTTTTGTTATTCCG GTCCTGGAGAAGCTGCATAGAGAGAGATGGGGTCCTGAGGATGGAGTAGGCAGCATCATAATATCTCCCACAAGGGAACTAGCTGGTCAGctttttgatgtattaaaaaCTGTTGGCAAGCATCATAATTTTAGTGCTGGCCTTCTAATTGGTGGTCGAAAGGAAGTTGACAGTGAGAAAGAGCGGGTGAATGAGCTGAATATTCTAGTTTGTACTCCTGGACGTCTTCTTCAGCATATGGATGAGACTCCAAATTTTGATTGTTCTCAGCTTCAG GTTTTGGTCCTTGATGAGGCTGATCGTATTCTCGACATTGGTTTTAAGAAGACCTTAAATGCAATTGTATCACAGTTACCAAAGCGTAGACAAACATTGCTTTTTTCAGCAACGCAAACAAAGTCTGTTCAGGATCTTGCTAGGCTTAGCTTGAAAGATCCAGAGTATATTAGTGTGCATGAGAAAGCTGTGACGGCCACTCCTAGTCGCTTGCAGCAAACTGCTATGATTGTTCCTCTTGAACAAAAGTTGGATATGTTGTGGAGTTTCATAAAGGCACATCTTAGATCAAAGATCCTTGTGTTTCTTTCAAGCTGCAAAGAG GTTAAATTTGTCTTTGAAGCCTTCAAGAAACTGCGTCCTGGAATACCCTTGAAATGTCTTCATGGAAGGATGAACCAAGAGAAGAGGCTGGGTATATATTCCCAATTCTGCGAGTCTCAATCAGTTCTCTTCTCAACCGATGTGGCCTCCAGAGGCCTTGATTTTAACAAGGCTGTTGACTGGGTTGTGCAG GTAGATTGTCCCGAAGATGTTGCATCCTATATACACCGAGTTGGCCGCACTGCTCGTTATCTTTCCGGAGGAAGGTCGGTTTTATTTTTGACGCCTTCAGAAATGAAGATGCTTGAAAAGTTACAGGCAGCAAAAGTACCTATACAGTTTATTAAG GCAAATACAAAGAGGTTACAACCAGTTTCTGGATTATTGTCAGCTTTACTAGTTAAATATCCAGACATGCAGCAGCTGGCACAGAGGGCCTTTATCACATATCTGCGttctatttatattcaaaaagATAAAGAGGTTTTTGATGTCACGAAATTGCCTATTGACGAATATTCAGCATCACTTGGTTTGCCAATGACCCCCAAAGTCAAGTTCTTGaatcaaaaagagaaaagagaaaccGAGTCAGAAAAATCTTCTCTTATTGAACCAAAAATATATGATGAAGAAAACGAGTCAGTTATTCCAAAGGAAGAGCTACTTGTTGAAGATGTCAAAGAGAACAGAGGGGGCAAAGATTTTCTTTTGAAGGATGATGCACCAGATGTTGAAGGAAATACTAGCGAAATTGGAGATATC GTCAGCAACACGGATCTTGAAGAAAAAAAGCTGAAGATCAATGTTCATAGGCCTGTGGGGACAAGGGTTGTCTTTGATGAGGAAGGCAACACACAGGCTCCACTTGCTATGTTGGCTGACAAGACGAGTGGCGATATACTGCTTGACCAAG ACAAAAAGAATGATTTCTACAAGAAAATGAGAGAAGAGCTGAAGCAGGTGGACAAGGAAGACAAACTTCTAGAGCGGCAACGGCTTAGGGAGAAACGGatcaagaagaagatgaagttgAAGAAAGGGCAAAGGGAGGAAGAGGATGGTGAAGAGGAGGATGATCTTTCAGGTTCAGAAGGAGAACCGGATGCGAACAGAAAACGGAAAAGATCAAAAATATACTTTCATAGTGATAGCGATGACGGTGAAAAGGAAGAAGATAAGGCTGGATCGGCGAGTATCAATGCCGAATCCATTTCTCTGGCAGAACAAGAAGAACTTGCTCTTAAGTTATTAAACTCAATGCACTCTTAA
- the LOC105768416 gene encoding uncharacterized protein LOC105768416 isoform X2, producing the protein MGLKNRVEEDNCSVNEALLFVTISIIGLQVDVHLKDGSVYSGIFHTASVEKEYGIVLKKAKLTKQGRCATNVANGSVVETLVILAGDLVQVFAKGVPLPLDGFAGNIACGNGEAASEIPPSSANSLNGTKKFNKSTMDERISNTKRNSAPNENGFADGFISMGAGNEDEGQKLLEKPMGNGKGVEYHKREETNIEQREDVSGATVARRQVGEDRSQPSQDEFGQNFKFHVDGSEKEVQSSVSSCESSALDTLKPESCQRSFANPTAILPPQNSELNKNSKEFKLNPGAKIFSPSFVTATSVPPPMVPTVANMSYIPSNSPMVAVAGSQPEVGMGTFAPRSSAPKFVSYGNLSAATGVNGSQFSQPIVGHMGNRTQPLRYASQYHPVQAAPAYLNPNSQAVMFGHMGQLICVPVSHDLVPNAAAISPEPARPPLTPHHVQFPKHQGSAPDQALQLCVPQPFIAGGQPPLTVPSHIPYLQPPFPVNRPIQIPGSNGLFSTKLP; encoded by the exons ATGGGGCTCAAAAACAGAGTAGAAGAAGATAATTGTTCAGTGAATGAAGCTTTGTTGTTTGTCACCATCTCCATCATTGGTCTGCAAGTAGATGTACACTTGAAAGATGGCTCCGTTTACTCTGGAATCTTCCACACTGCTTCTGTTGAGAAGGAATATG GTATTGTTTTGAAGAAAGCAAAATTGACTAAACAGGGCAGATGTGCCACCAATGTTGCGAATGGCAGTGTAGTAGAGACGCTTGTAATCCTTGCTGGTGATCTTGTTCAAGTTTTTGCGAAG GGAGTCCCACTTCCTCTTGATGGTTTTGCTGGAAATATAGCTTGTGGTAATGGAGAAGCTGCTTCTGAGATTCCCCCTTCTTCTGCCAATTCGCTGAATGGGACCAAGAAGTTCAATAAGTCTACCATGGATGAAAGAATAAGTAATACGAAAAG AAATTCAGCTCCCAACGAGAATGGATTTGCTGATGGTTTTATATCCATGGGTGCTGGAAATGAAGATGAAGGTCAAAAGTTGCTAGAGAAACCTATGGGAAATGGAAAAGGAGTTGAATATCACAAAAGAGAGGAGACAAACATCGAGCAG AGAGAAGATGTTTCTGGTGCCACTGTTGCTAGGAG ACAGGTTGGAGAGGATAGGTCGCAGCCTTCGCAGGATGAATTTGgccaaaatttcaagtttcatgTTGACGGGAGT GAGAAGGAAGTTCAATCCTCGGTTTCAAGCTGCGAGTCTTCTGCTCTCGATACTCTTAAGCCAG AATCATGCCAGAGGTCTTTTGCTAATCCGACTGCCATACTTCCTCCACAAAATtcagaattaaataaaaactccaag GAATTTAAGCTCAACCCTGGAGCAAAaattttctctccatcttttgttACTGCCACATCAGTGCCTCCTCCAATGGTACCAACAGTTGCAAATATGTCTTACATACCAAGCAACTCTCCTATGGTAGCTGTTGCTGGTTCTCAGCCAGAGGTTGGGATGGGCACTTTTGCACCTCGTTCCTCTGCTCCTAAGTTTGTCTCATATGGCAACTTATCGGCTGCAACTGGTGTCAATGGTTCTCAATTTTCTCAACct ATTGTTGGGCACATGGGGAATAGAACCCAGCCACTTCGATATGCTAGTCAATATCATCCTGTTCAGGCTGCACCTGCATATTTGAACCCAAATTCACAAGCA GTTATGTTTGGGCATATGGGACAACTGATTTGTGTGCCTGTTTCTCAT GACTTGGTTCCAAATGCAGCAGCTATCTCTCCGGAACCCGCACGTCCTCCATTGACTCCACATCACGTCCAATTTCCGAAACACCAAG GAAGTGCACCAGACCAAGCATTGCAGCTTTGTGTACCTCAGCCTTTCATCGCCGGTGGACAGCCGCCATTGACAGTGCCGAGCCATATTCCATATTTGCAGCCTCCCTTTCCTGTCAATCGTCCCATTCAAATCCCGGGATCTAATGGTCTCTTTAGCACAAAGCTTCcctga
- the LOC105768416 gene encoding polyadenylate-binding protein-interacting protein 4 isoform X1, whose protein sequence is MGLKNRVEEDNCSVNEALLFVTISIIGLQVDVHLKDGSVYSGIFHTASVEKEYGIVLKKAKLTKQGRCATNVANGSVVETLVILAGDLVQVFAKGVPLPLDGFAGNIACGNGEAASEIPPSSANSLNGTKKFNKSTMDERISNTKRNSAPNENGFADGFISMGAGNEDEGQKLLEKPMGNGKGVEYHKREETNIEQREDVSGATVARRQVGEDRSQPSQDEFGQNFKFHVDGSEKEVQSSVSSCESSALDTLKPVDGEIDNHCERPSATDIHQDAVCSGVSISSNPAMNVSPESCQRSFANPTAILPPQNSELNKNSKEFKLNPGAKIFSPSFVTATSVPPPMVPTVANMSYIPSNSPMVAVAGSQPEVGMGTFAPRSSAPKFVSYGNLSAATGVNGSQFSQPIVGHMGNRTQPLRYASQYHPVQAAPAYLNPNSQAVMFGHMGQLICVPVSHDLVPNAAAISPEPARPPLTPHHVQFPKHQGSAPDQALQLCVPQPFIAGGQPPLTVPSHIPYLQPPFPVNRPIQIPGSNGLFSTKLP, encoded by the exons ATGGGGCTCAAAAACAGAGTAGAAGAAGATAATTGTTCAGTGAATGAAGCTTTGTTGTTTGTCACCATCTCCATCATTGGTCTGCAAGTAGATGTACACTTGAAAGATGGCTCCGTTTACTCTGGAATCTTCCACACTGCTTCTGTTGAGAAGGAATATG GTATTGTTTTGAAGAAAGCAAAATTGACTAAACAGGGCAGATGTGCCACCAATGTTGCGAATGGCAGTGTAGTAGAGACGCTTGTAATCCTTGCTGGTGATCTTGTTCAAGTTTTTGCGAAG GGAGTCCCACTTCCTCTTGATGGTTTTGCTGGAAATATAGCTTGTGGTAATGGAGAAGCTGCTTCTGAGATTCCCCCTTCTTCTGCCAATTCGCTGAATGGGACCAAGAAGTTCAATAAGTCTACCATGGATGAAAGAATAAGTAATACGAAAAG AAATTCAGCTCCCAACGAGAATGGATTTGCTGATGGTTTTATATCCATGGGTGCTGGAAATGAAGATGAAGGTCAAAAGTTGCTAGAGAAACCTATGGGAAATGGAAAAGGAGTTGAATATCACAAAAGAGAGGAGACAAACATCGAGCAG AGAGAAGATGTTTCTGGTGCCACTGTTGCTAGGAG ACAGGTTGGAGAGGATAGGTCGCAGCCTTCGCAGGATGAATTTGgccaaaatttcaagtttcatgTTGACGGGAGT GAGAAGGAAGTTCAATCCTCGGTTTCAAGCTGCGAGTCTTCTGCTCTCGATACTCTTAAGCCAG TGGATGGTGAAATTGACAATCATTGTGAAAGGCCCTCTGCAACAGACATTCACCAAGATGCTGTTTGTTCTGGTGTTTCGATTTCTTCTAATCCTGCTATGAATGTTTCCCCAGAATCATGCCAGAGGTCTTTTGCTAATCCGACTGCCATACTTCCTCCACAAAATtcagaattaaataaaaactccaag GAATTTAAGCTCAACCCTGGAGCAAAaattttctctccatcttttgttACTGCCACATCAGTGCCTCCTCCAATGGTACCAACAGTTGCAAATATGTCTTACATACCAAGCAACTCTCCTATGGTAGCTGTTGCTGGTTCTCAGCCAGAGGTTGGGATGGGCACTTTTGCACCTCGTTCCTCTGCTCCTAAGTTTGTCTCATATGGCAACTTATCGGCTGCAACTGGTGTCAATGGTTCTCAATTTTCTCAACct ATTGTTGGGCACATGGGGAATAGAACCCAGCCACTTCGATATGCTAGTCAATATCATCCTGTTCAGGCTGCACCTGCATATTTGAACCCAAATTCACAAGCA GTTATGTTTGGGCATATGGGACAACTGATTTGTGTGCCTGTTTCTCAT GACTTGGTTCCAAATGCAGCAGCTATCTCTCCGGAACCCGCACGTCCTCCATTGACTCCACATCACGTCCAATTTCCGAAACACCAAG GAAGTGCACCAGACCAAGCATTGCAGCTTTGTGTACCTCAGCCTTTCATCGCCGGTGGACAGCCGCCATTGACAGTGCCGAGCCATATTCCATATTTGCAGCCTCCCTTTCCTGTCAATCGTCCCATTCAAATCCCGGGATCTAATGGTCTCTTTAGCACAAAGCTTCcctga